One part of the Lotus japonicus ecotype B-129 chromosome 2, LjGifu_v1.2 genome encodes these proteins:
- the LOC130738279 gene encoding protein SHORTAGE IN CHIASMATA 1 isoform X1, giving the protein MRTRFLNNDYFTLPPPSHRHHETLPFLHLPVPRLSTPPPSSVHNHLRFHPPLRLSLLTDPLPIDAALSTFLSDVLPHRIHLESYNLSVPDLDTNREHQAEVIFEDHLPEADIEFLKESATIARSDKSDTVREPIQFETPELDTLLENECFTENERMQMLSQTPDVENSLEMVKPEVLWQYPYEALESVSKVEDVVSEYLKGEKEYSLEDNISMQHLPHIEQNIFLVLEVDEESLGIPSCLSMVEIVDSYFENIRPQNFDERYQSVTEGKELLGSEEQNMMKFFSDDCVSKKSLVLSDLSPDNDFINMLETEHVDWNIALQGKGQVDSALLANLVTFQEYIFLDEDLIQTLDAFYDTKASVDQERSDQMFMKEFNFKSFDELVVSNEMALIDDRFKSLPVPVISDYEKLITPHDIIGELFSNMKTRPLSASDGIYLNWDLLDEDKCNYKMSNWYLNICAKIDLKNQDIAGNSFDNRNVVFDLVFCCDIGECDIVQSVELKKLLSDCIPLPDNLPEEFTSSNLLQHGSSKQGCREQLPCREQLPERDAERASLFFKSMSEISNLEYFLNPKYVTDKANCNFAVESTNANVNIPKDTSTEFKAGLQSHGWHTVLHRIKLSDNIVAITAYFEKCYLAILQSDTELTKMYNPDVDYFKLLSFPKRKLFEYHVNGNNMAFIALSAIKQAAWYLCFYGLNPACLYVDKLCQNLDYLKSRLGFLQSLIKYENRKVDGSYTIAHPSLTIVKEILQSSIKSNSLKALIVAEEVFWWSLKNLLLSLGLSCSKLNDSYRNQPYASNLPEDTNTKMKELLNSDCLLVSHKHVSLLFPFNKFGIILEYGGPYGSSRISELSPNSVGKPHLHFLTIDLDDHAASKALCEGVETPPNTGMLLESETPLIFYHKESMANQKLERLLNFCPVEQSYGIESSKVAPETDNFVPVITAAQSEHGNQSLEPFSGSVIIVNTQNIDKEMIVSRRSSYQVILAMEKGGVQVVERDLDLPVDIIISSGICLAWYDSRNLGKKGTPATEASSSLPLCIDNIATDVLTLLSFYFRGSFLVFEGEFDFLSIVMESSDGLYAAAASLGIDLQIFFSYSPELSNEVILSCIKNAAKLTRGLYPKMPDSVTLAESFLTQFPGINPLTAHSILSSGAMLNEFLECSHEQRMRVLENYDVPEESLSLFSVFCKYGEREDSKSIMTDCSSSVSSGPDSDRCHRYQVDNKRKRKNPISSHQKDEQYFDELLQFKTLNQEVEAIPDSSTLPKPFDLGMSKAAGRSSDLEKASLCMSDFFDQKQPITASTMKNPSRVYPSSRNSKAPRISEQVEQPCLSFKNNELVQNEILDIDLMGKSMNWNSLSSSEKLHEDIRGEVVDLTDSPLLDESFPMSDSMYFPNLVTDTEKDQLRKSKIARRLSFNNRSHPATNSWEIWKSLQDTAREVDDYPEPDFGKDVFPLDFKPPENVGLTQVAMTNLQGLHFQDRMSHLSETPLSRARRSASPLRHSPWTIDFLNKVKEKSKLRQKSLSYQKSRPCFGYQGNVSKVPKRRSPSIIEFFKYQPGRTPGNFPEQKRQKQSGQSSNSVKKGRYSTCVPSWTPDDKRSTKALTFGKKESGSQTKLVWSDKQRFQYQTQ; this is encoded by the exons ATGCGAACTCGCTTTCTCAACAACGATTACTTCACCCTCCCTCCTCCGTCTCACCGCCACCACGAAACCCTCCCCTTCCTCCACCTCCCTGTCCCTCGCCTCTCCACGCCGCCTCCCTCCTCCGTCCACAACCACCTCCGCTTCCATCCCCCTCTCCGCCTCTCACTCCTCACCGACCCCTTGCCGATCGACGCCGCACTCTCCACCTTCCTCTCCGATGTCCTCCCTCACCGAATCCACCTCGAATCGTACAACCTCTCAGTTCCGGACCTAGACACGAATCGCGAG CATCAAGCAGAGGTTATCTTTGAAGATCATCTCCCTGAAGCTGATATTGAATTTCTGAAA GAGAGTGCAACGATTGCTCGAAGTGATAAGAGCGATACTGTTCGGGAACCTATTCAATTCGAAACACCTGAGCTAGACACACTCTTG GAAAATGAATGCTTCACTGAGAACGAGAGGATGCAAATGCTGTCTCAAACTCCTGACGTTGAAAATAGCCTG GAAATGGTCAAGCCTGAGGTATTATGGCAGTACCCTTATGAGGCTCTGGAATCAGTATCTAAGGTTGAAGATGTTGTTTCGGAGTACCTGAAAGGGGAGAAAGAATATTCTTTAGAAGATAATATCTCTATGCAGCACCTTCCACACATTGAACAAAACATATTTCTTGTTCTGGAAGTGGATGAGGAAAGTTTGGGAATTCCCTCGTGCTTATCTATGGTAGAAATTGTTGattcatattttgaaaatatcaGACCTCAAAATTTTGATGAACGATATCAATCAGTTACAGAGGGCAAGGAGCTTTTGGGTTCTGAGGAGCAAAACATGATGAAGTTTTTCTCAGATGACTGTGTGTCAAAAAAGAGCTTGGTGTTATCCGATTTGTCCCCTGACAATGATTTTATAAACATGTTGGAAACTGAACATGTTGATTGGAATATTGCCCTGCAAGGAAAAGGGCAGGTCGATAGTGCTTTGTTAGCAAATCTCGTTACCTTCCAGGAATACATCTTCCTTGATGAGGACTTAATTCAAACCCTTGATGCTTTCTATGACACGAAAGCATCGGTTGATCAAGAAAGAAGTGACCAGATGTTCATGAAAGAATTTAACTTCAAGAGTTTTGATGAATTGGTTGTTAGTAATGAGATGGCTCTAATAGATGACAGGTTCAAATCACTGCCTGTACCTGTTATCTCTGATTATGAAAAGTTGATAACTCCACATGATATCATTGGAGAACTATTTTCCAACATGAAGACGCGGCCTCTATCTGCATCTGATGGCATTTACTTAAACTGGGATCTACTTGATGAAGATAAATGCAATTACAAAATGTCTAATTGGTATCTGAACATATGCGCCAAGATAGATCTGAAAAACCAAGACATTGCGGGAAATTCTTTTGACAACAGAAATGTGGTTTTTGATCTAGTTTTCTGTTGTGATATAGGTGAATGCGACATTGTACAAAGTGTAGAGTTGAAGAAGTTGCTTTCTGATTGCATTCCTCTGCCTGACAATCTGCCTGAAGAATTTACTTCAAGCAATCTATTACAACATGGATCTTCTAAACAAGGATGTCGAGAGCAATTACCGTGTCGAGAGCAATTACCAGAAAGGGATGCAGAGAGGGCTTCATTATTTTTTAAGTCTATGTCAGAAATCAGCAATCTTGAGTATTTCTTAAACCCTAAATATGTGACTGATAAGGCGAACTGTAATTTTGCAGTAGAGTCCACCAATGCTAATGTTAATATTCCAAAAGATACATCCACCGAATTTAAGGCTGGTCTACAGTCACACGGATGGCACACTGTTTTGCATAGAATTAAGTTGTCCGACAATATTGTGGCCATTACAGCATATTTTGAAAAATGCTATCTAGCCATTTTGCAGAGTGATACAGAGCTGACAAAGATGTATAACCCAGATGTAGATTATTTTAAATTACTGAGCTTTCCAAAGCGCAAGCTGTTTGAATACCATGTGAATGGAAACAATATGGCGTTTATTGCGCTAAGTGCAATTAAACAGGCTGCTTGGTACTTATGTTTTTATGGTCTCAATCCAGCATGCTTGTATGTAGACAAATTATGTCAAAACTTGGATTACTTGAAATCAAGGTTAGGCTTCCTCCAATCTTTGATCAAATATGAAAACAGAAAGGTGGACGGCAGTTATACCATAGCACATCCATCACTAACAATTGTCAAGGAAATTTTACAGTCAAGCATCAAAAGTAATAGTTTGAAAGCTCTAATTGTGGCTGAAGAAGTATTCTGGTGGTCATTGAAAAATCTCCTTCTTTCCTTGGGGTTATCGTGCAGTAAACTAAATGATTCTTACAGAAATCAGCCCTATGCGAGTAATCTGCCTGAGGACACAAATACTAAAATGAAGGAACTTCTGAATTCAGACTGCTTGCTGGTTTCACATAA GCATGTTTCTCTGTTGTTTCCATTCAACAAATTTGGCATTATCCTGGAATATGGTGGTCCATATGGCTCATCTAGAATATCTGAACTTTCTCCAAACTCGGTTGGAAAGCCTCATCTTCACTTTTTGACGATTGATTTGGATGACCATGCTGCTTCCAAAGCACTGTGTGAGGGCGTTGAAACCCCCCCAAACACTGGAATGTTACTG GAAAGTGAGACTCCCCTTATTTTCTATCACAAAGAAAGTATGGCAAATCAGAAGTTAGAGAGACTGCTGAACTTTTGTCCAGTGGAACAAAGCTATGGTATAGAATCTTCAAAGGTTGCACCTGAAACAGACAATTTTGTGCCAGTAATTACTGCAGCGCAATCTGAGCATGGAAATCAGAGTTTGGAGCCTTTTTCTGGATCAGTTATCATCGTGAATACTCAAAACATAGATAAGGAGATGATAGTGTCTAGAAGAAGCTCTTACCAAGTAATTCTTGCAATGGAGAAAGGAGGAGTTCAAGTTGTTGAACGTGATTTAGATTTGCCGGTGGATATTATAATAAGTTCTGGAATTTGCTTGGCATGGTATGATAGCAGAAACCTGGGGAAGAAAGGAACTCCAGCTACTGAAGCATCTTCAAGTTTGCCTCTATGTATTGACAATATTGCAACAGATGTTCTGACATTGCTTAGTTTTTACTTCCGTGGCTCCTTTCTG GTCTTTGAGGGAGAATTTGACTTTCTTTCAATTGTAATGGAGTCCTCAGATGGACTTTATGCTGCAGCAGCAAGCCTGGGAATTGATTTGCAGATCTTCTTCTCTTACTCTCCTGAGTTGTCAAATGAAGTTATCCTAAGCTGCATTAAGAATGCTGCCAAATTGACAAGGGGTCTGTATCCTAAAATGCCCGATTCTGTAACTCTAGCAGAGTCATTTCTTACGCAATTTCCTGGAATAAATCCTTTAACAGCACACTCTATACTATCTTCAGGGGCTATGCTTAATGAGTTTCTTGAGTGTTCACATGAACAAAGGATGCGTGTTTTAGAAAACTATGACGTTCCAGAAGAAAGTCTTTCTCTATTTAGTGTTTTCTGCAAATATGGGGAACGGGAGGATTCAAAATCCATAATGACAGACTGCTCGTCCTCAGTATCTTCTGGTCCAGACTCAGATAGGTGCCATCGATATCAAGTtgacaacaaaagaaaaagaaaaaaccctATAAGTAGTCATCAGAAAGATGAACAATACTTTGATGAGTTGTTGCAATTCAAGACATTAAACCAAGAAGTTGAGGCTATCCCAGATTCCTCTACTTTGCCAAAACCTTTTGATCTTGGAATGTCAAAAGCTGCTGGGAGATCCAGTGACTTGGAAAAGGCTAGTTTGTGCATGAGTGATTTTTTCGATCAGAAGCAACCAATCACTGCGAGTACAATGAAAAACCCTTCCAGAGTCTACCCATCTTCACGGAACAGCAAAGCTCCCCGAATATCAGAGCAGGTGGAACAGCCATGtttatctttcaaaaataaTGAGTTGGTTCAAAATGAAATACTGGATATTGACTTGATGGGGAAAAGCATGAATTGGAATAGCCTTAGTAGTTCTGAGAAGCTGCATGAGGACATTAGAGGTGAGGTGGTTGACTTGACTGATAGTCCCCTATTAGATGAAAGCTTCCCCATGTCTGACTCCATGTACTTCCCAAATTTGGTGACTGATACAGAGAAGGATCAGCTAAGAAAGAGCAAAATTGCAAGAAGATTGTCATTTAATAATAGAAGTCACCCTGCAACCAACTCATGGGAAATATGGAAATCTTTACAAGATACAGCTAGAGAAGTTGACGACTATCCCGAACCAGATTTTGGAAAAGATGTATTTCCTCTTGATTTCAAGCCTCCTGAAAACGTTGGCTTAACTCAGGTAGCTATGACAAACTTACAAGGATTACACTTCCAGGACAGAATGTCACATTTGAGCGAGACTCCACTCTCCCGTGCCCGCCGGTCAGCTAGTCCATTGAGGCATTCACCTTGGACTATTGACTTTCTCAATAAAGTAAAAGAAAAGAGCAAACTGCGTCAAAAATCGTTATCATATCAGAAGTCTCGCCCTTGCTTTGGGTACCAGGGGAATGTGTCGAAAGTTCCTAAGAGAAGAAGTCCTTCTATAATTGAGTTCTTTAAGTATCAACCTGGAAGAACACCTGGAAATTTTCCGGAACAGAAAAGACAGAAGCAATCTGGACAATCTTCAAACTCTGTCAAGAAAGGAAGATATTCCACTTGCGTACCTTCATGGACTCCTGATGACAAGAGATCAACCAAG GCACTGACTTTTGGGAAGAAAGAAAGTGGAAGCCAAACTAAGCTGGTCTGGAGTGACAAACAGAGGTTCCAGTATCAGACGCAATAA
- the LOC130738279 gene encoding protein SHORTAGE IN CHIASMATA 1 isoform X3 produces the protein MRTRFLNNDYFTLPPPSHRHHETLPFLHLPVPRLSTPPPSSVHNHLRFHPPLRLSLLTDPLPIDAALSTFLSDVLPHRIHLESYNLSVPDLDTNREHQAEVIFEDHLPEADIEFLKESATIARSDKSDTVREPIQFETPELDTLLENECFTENERMQMLSQTPDVENSLEMVKPEVLWQYPYEALESVSKVEDVVSEYLKGEKEYSLEDNISMQHLPHIEQNIFLVLEVDEESLGIPSCLSMVEIVDSYFENIRPQNFDERYQSVTEGKELLGSEEQNMMKFFSDDCVSKKSLVLSDLSPDNDFINMLETEHVDWNIALQGKGQVDSALLANLVTFQEYIFLDEDLIQTLDAFYDTKASVDQERSDQMFMKEFNFKSFDELVVSNEMALIDDRFKSLPVPVISDYEKLITPHDIIGELFSNMKTRPLSASDGIYLNWDLLDEDKCNYKMSNWYLNICAKIDLKNQDIAGNSFDNRNVVFDLVFCCDIGECDIVQSVELKKLLSDCIPLPDNLPEEFTSSNLLQHGSSKQGCREQLPCREQLPERDAERASLFFKSMSEISNLEYFLNPKYVTDKANCNFAVESTNANVNIPKDTSTEFKAGLQSHGWHTVLHRIKLSDNIVAITAYFEKCYLAILQSDTELTKMYNPDVDYFKLLSFPKRKLFEYHVNGNNMAFIALSAIKQAAWYLCFYGLNPACLYVDKLCQNLDYLKSRLGFLQSLIKYENRKVDGSYTIAHPSLTIVKEILQSSIKSNSLKALIVAEEVFWWSLKNLLLSLGLSCSKLNDSYRNQPYASNLPEDTNTKMKELLNSDCLLVSHKHVSLLFPFNKFGIILEYGGPYGSSRISELSPNSVGKPHLHFLTIDLDDHAASKALCEGVETPPNTGMLLESETPLIFYHKESMANQKLERLLNFCPVEQSYGIESSKVAPETDNFVPVITAAQSEHGNQSLEPFSGSVIIVNTQNIDKEMIVSRRSSYQVILAMEKGGVQVVERDLDLPVDIIISSGICLAWYDSRNLGKKGTPATEASSSLPLCIDNIATDVLTLLSFYFRGSFLVFEGEFDFLSIVMESSDGLYAAAASLGIDLQIFFSYSPELSNEVILSCIKNAAKLTRGAMLNEFLECSHEQRMRVLENYDVPEESLSLFSVFCKYGEREDSKSIMTDCSSSVSSGPDSDRCHRYQVDNKRKRKNPISSHQKDEQYFDELLQFKTLNQEVEAIPDSSTLPKPFDLGMSKAAGRSSDLEKASLCMSDFFDQKQPITASTMKNPSRVYPSSRNSKAPRISEQVEQPCLSFKNNELVQNEILDIDLMGKSMNWNSLSSSEKLHEDIRGEVVDLTDSPLLDESFPMSDSMYFPNLVTDTEKDQLRKSKIARRLSFNNRSHPATNSWEIWKSLQDTAREVDDYPEPDFGKDVFPLDFKPPENVGLTQVAMTNLQGLHFQDRMSHLSETPLSRARRSASPLRHSPWTIDFLNKVKEKSKLRQKSLSYQKSRPCFGYQGNVSKVPKRRSPSIIEFFKYQPGRTPGNFPEQKRQKQSGQSSNSVKKGRYSTCVPSWTPDDKRSTKALTFGKKESGSQTKLVWSDKQRFQYQTQ, from the exons ATGCGAACTCGCTTTCTCAACAACGATTACTTCACCCTCCCTCCTCCGTCTCACCGCCACCACGAAACCCTCCCCTTCCTCCACCTCCCTGTCCCTCGCCTCTCCACGCCGCCTCCCTCCTCCGTCCACAACCACCTCCGCTTCCATCCCCCTCTCCGCCTCTCACTCCTCACCGACCCCTTGCCGATCGACGCCGCACTCTCCACCTTCCTCTCCGATGTCCTCCCTCACCGAATCCACCTCGAATCGTACAACCTCTCAGTTCCGGACCTAGACACGAATCGCGAG CATCAAGCAGAGGTTATCTTTGAAGATCATCTCCCTGAAGCTGATATTGAATTTCTGAAA GAGAGTGCAACGATTGCTCGAAGTGATAAGAGCGATACTGTTCGGGAACCTATTCAATTCGAAACACCTGAGCTAGACACACTCTTG GAAAATGAATGCTTCACTGAGAACGAGAGGATGCAAATGCTGTCTCAAACTCCTGACGTTGAAAATAGCCTG GAAATGGTCAAGCCTGAGGTATTATGGCAGTACCCTTATGAGGCTCTGGAATCAGTATCTAAGGTTGAAGATGTTGTTTCGGAGTACCTGAAAGGGGAGAAAGAATATTCTTTAGAAGATAATATCTCTATGCAGCACCTTCCACACATTGAACAAAACATATTTCTTGTTCTGGAAGTGGATGAGGAAAGTTTGGGAATTCCCTCGTGCTTATCTATGGTAGAAATTGTTGattcatattttgaaaatatcaGACCTCAAAATTTTGATGAACGATATCAATCAGTTACAGAGGGCAAGGAGCTTTTGGGTTCTGAGGAGCAAAACATGATGAAGTTTTTCTCAGATGACTGTGTGTCAAAAAAGAGCTTGGTGTTATCCGATTTGTCCCCTGACAATGATTTTATAAACATGTTGGAAACTGAACATGTTGATTGGAATATTGCCCTGCAAGGAAAAGGGCAGGTCGATAGTGCTTTGTTAGCAAATCTCGTTACCTTCCAGGAATACATCTTCCTTGATGAGGACTTAATTCAAACCCTTGATGCTTTCTATGACACGAAAGCATCGGTTGATCAAGAAAGAAGTGACCAGATGTTCATGAAAGAATTTAACTTCAAGAGTTTTGATGAATTGGTTGTTAGTAATGAGATGGCTCTAATAGATGACAGGTTCAAATCACTGCCTGTACCTGTTATCTCTGATTATGAAAAGTTGATAACTCCACATGATATCATTGGAGAACTATTTTCCAACATGAAGACGCGGCCTCTATCTGCATCTGATGGCATTTACTTAAACTGGGATCTACTTGATGAAGATAAATGCAATTACAAAATGTCTAATTGGTATCTGAACATATGCGCCAAGATAGATCTGAAAAACCAAGACATTGCGGGAAATTCTTTTGACAACAGAAATGTGGTTTTTGATCTAGTTTTCTGTTGTGATATAGGTGAATGCGACATTGTACAAAGTGTAGAGTTGAAGAAGTTGCTTTCTGATTGCATTCCTCTGCCTGACAATCTGCCTGAAGAATTTACTTCAAGCAATCTATTACAACATGGATCTTCTAAACAAGGATGTCGAGAGCAATTACCGTGTCGAGAGCAATTACCAGAAAGGGATGCAGAGAGGGCTTCATTATTTTTTAAGTCTATGTCAGAAATCAGCAATCTTGAGTATTTCTTAAACCCTAAATATGTGACTGATAAGGCGAACTGTAATTTTGCAGTAGAGTCCACCAATGCTAATGTTAATATTCCAAAAGATACATCCACCGAATTTAAGGCTGGTCTACAGTCACACGGATGGCACACTGTTTTGCATAGAATTAAGTTGTCCGACAATATTGTGGCCATTACAGCATATTTTGAAAAATGCTATCTAGCCATTTTGCAGAGTGATACAGAGCTGACAAAGATGTATAACCCAGATGTAGATTATTTTAAATTACTGAGCTTTCCAAAGCGCAAGCTGTTTGAATACCATGTGAATGGAAACAATATGGCGTTTATTGCGCTAAGTGCAATTAAACAGGCTGCTTGGTACTTATGTTTTTATGGTCTCAATCCAGCATGCTTGTATGTAGACAAATTATGTCAAAACTTGGATTACTTGAAATCAAGGTTAGGCTTCCTCCAATCTTTGATCAAATATGAAAACAGAAAGGTGGACGGCAGTTATACCATAGCACATCCATCACTAACAATTGTCAAGGAAATTTTACAGTCAAGCATCAAAAGTAATAGTTTGAAAGCTCTAATTGTGGCTGAAGAAGTATTCTGGTGGTCATTGAAAAATCTCCTTCTTTCCTTGGGGTTATCGTGCAGTAAACTAAATGATTCTTACAGAAATCAGCCCTATGCGAGTAATCTGCCTGAGGACACAAATACTAAAATGAAGGAACTTCTGAATTCAGACTGCTTGCTGGTTTCACATAA GCATGTTTCTCTGTTGTTTCCATTCAACAAATTTGGCATTATCCTGGAATATGGTGGTCCATATGGCTCATCTAGAATATCTGAACTTTCTCCAAACTCGGTTGGAAAGCCTCATCTTCACTTTTTGACGATTGATTTGGATGACCATGCTGCTTCCAAAGCACTGTGTGAGGGCGTTGAAACCCCCCCAAACACTGGAATGTTACTG GAAAGTGAGACTCCCCTTATTTTCTATCACAAAGAAAGTATGGCAAATCAGAAGTTAGAGAGACTGCTGAACTTTTGTCCAGTGGAACAAAGCTATGGTATAGAATCTTCAAAGGTTGCACCTGAAACAGACAATTTTGTGCCAGTAATTACTGCAGCGCAATCTGAGCATGGAAATCAGAGTTTGGAGCCTTTTTCTGGATCAGTTATCATCGTGAATACTCAAAACATAGATAAGGAGATGATAGTGTCTAGAAGAAGCTCTTACCAAGTAATTCTTGCAATGGAGAAAGGAGGAGTTCAAGTTGTTGAACGTGATTTAGATTTGCCGGTGGATATTATAATAAGTTCTGGAATTTGCTTGGCATGGTATGATAGCAGAAACCTGGGGAAGAAAGGAACTCCAGCTACTGAAGCATCTTCAAGTTTGCCTCTATGTATTGACAATATTGCAACAGATGTTCTGACATTGCTTAGTTTTTACTTCCGTGGCTCCTTTCTG GTCTTTGAGGGAGAATTTGACTTTCTTTCAATTGTAATGGAGTCCTCAGATGGACTTTATGCTGCAGCAGCAAGCCTGGGAATTGATTTGCAGATCTTCTTCTCTTACTCTCCTGAGTTGTCAAATGAAGTTATCCTAAGCTGCATTAAGAATGCTGCCAAATTGACAAGGG GGGCTATGCTTAATGAGTTTCTTGAGTGTTCACATGAACAAAGGATGCGTGTTTTAGAAAACTATGACGTTCCAGAAGAAAGTCTTTCTCTATTTAGTGTTTTCTGCAAATATGGGGAACGGGAGGATTCAAAATCCATAATGACAGACTGCTCGTCCTCAGTATCTTCTGGTCCAGACTCAGATAGGTGCCATCGATATCAAGTtgacaacaaaagaaaaagaaaaaaccctATAAGTAGTCATCAGAAAGATGAACAATACTTTGATGAGTTGTTGCAATTCAAGACATTAAACCAAGAAGTTGAGGCTATCCCAGATTCCTCTACTTTGCCAAAACCTTTTGATCTTGGAATGTCAAAAGCTGCTGGGAGATCCAGTGACTTGGAAAAGGCTAGTTTGTGCATGAGTGATTTTTTCGATCAGAAGCAACCAATCACTGCGAGTACAATGAAAAACCCTTCCAGAGTCTACCCATCTTCACGGAACAGCAAAGCTCCCCGAATATCAGAGCAGGTGGAACAGCCATGtttatctttcaaaaataaTGAGTTGGTTCAAAATGAAATACTGGATATTGACTTGATGGGGAAAAGCATGAATTGGAATAGCCTTAGTAGTTCTGAGAAGCTGCATGAGGACATTAGAGGTGAGGTGGTTGACTTGACTGATAGTCCCCTATTAGATGAAAGCTTCCCCATGTCTGACTCCATGTACTTCCCAAATTTGGTGACTGATACAGAGAAGGATCAGCTAAGAAAGAGCAAAATTGCAAGAAGATTGTCATTTAATAATAGAAGTCACCCTGCAACCAACTCATGGGAAATATGGAAATCTTTACAAGATACAGCTAGAGAAGTTGACGACTATCCCGAACCAGATTTTGGAAAAGATGTATTTCCTCTTGATTTCAAGCCTCCTGAAAACGTTGGCTTAACTCAGGTAGCTATGACAAACTTACAAGGATTACACTTCCAGGACAGAATGTCACATTTGAGCGAGACTCCACTCTCCCGTGCCCGCCGGTCAGCTAGTCCATTGAGGCATTCACCTTGGACTATTGACTTTCTCAATAAAGTAAAAGAAAAGAGCAAACTGCGTCAAAAATCGTTATCATATCAGAAGTCTCGCCCTTGCTTTGGGTACCAGGGGAATGTGTCGAAAGTTCCTAAGAGAAGAAGTCCTTCTATAATTGAGTTCTTTAAGTATCAACCTGGAAGAACACCTGGAAATTTTCCGGAACAGAAAAGACAGAAGCAATCTGGACAATCTTCAAACTCTGTCAAGAAAGGAAGATATTCCACTTGCGTACCTTCATGGACTCCTGATGACAAGAGATCAACCAAG GCACTGACTTTTGGGAAGAAAGAAAGTGGAAGCCAAACTAAGCTGGTCTGGAGTGACAAACAGAGGTTCCAGTATCAGACGCAATAA